One segment of Comamonas thiooxydans DNA contains the following:
- the gltX gene encoding glutamate--tRNA ligase, which translates to MTNKIRTRFAPSPTGFIHLGNIRSALYPWAFARANGGDFVLRIEDTDLERSTQASVDVILEGMEWLQLDHDEGPFYQMQRMDRYKQVLATLQEKGYVYPCYMSMEELDALREKQMAAKEKPRYDGTWRPEEGKVLPAIPEGVKPVLRFKTPQTGVVGWDDKCKGRIEFQNSELDDLVIARPDGTPTYNFCVCVDDMDMNITHVIRGDDHVNNTPRQIHIFEALGATVPTFAHLPTVLNEQGEKMSKRNGAKAVTQYRDEGYLPDAMVNYLARLGWSHGDDEIFSRAQFLEWFNLDHLGRSAGQFDEAKLRWVNAQHLKAMDDAELAQLVKPFVVKAGVAESLIDADDRLVRIAALFKDRCETLVDLANWAKVFYVDSVERNAEDYAKHVTEAANPVLDAFAAVVENVEWTKEAIAAAIKELLKAQGVKMPVLAMPVRVLTVGTAHTPSVDAVLELLGREKVIARLKNR; encoded by the coding sequence ATGACAAACAAAATTCGCACCCGCTTTGCCCCTTCGCCCACGGGCTTCATCCATCTGGGCAATATTCGTTCCGCCCTCTACCCCTGGGCTTTTGCGCGCGCCAATGGCGGCGACTTCGTGCTGCGCATTGAAGACACCGATCTGGAGCGTTCCACCCAGGCTTCCGTGGACGTGATCCTGGAAGGTATGGAATGGCTGCAACTGGACCACGACGAAGGTCCGTTCTACCAGATGCAGCGCATGGATCGCTACAAGCAGGTGCTGGCCACGCTGCAGGAAAAGGGCTATGTCTACCCCTGCTATATGAGCATGGAGGAGCTGGACGCGCTGCGTGAAAAGCAGATGGCGGCCAAGGAAAAGCCCCGCTATGACGGCACATGGCGCCCCGAGGAGGGTAAGGTGCTGCCCGCCATTCCCGAAGGCGTGAAGCCCGTGCTGCGCTTCAAGACTCCGCAAACCGGTGTGGTGGGCTGGGACGACAAGTGCAAGGGCCGTATCGAGTTCCAGAACTCCGAGCTGGACGATCTGGTGATTGCCCGCCCCGACGGAACGCCTACGTACAACTTCTGCGTCTGCGTGGACGACATGGACATGAACATCACTCATGTCATCCGTGGCGACGACCATGTGAACAACACGCCGCGCCAGATCCACATCTTTGAAGCGCTGGGTGCCACCGTGCCTACCTTTGCCCACCTGCCCACCGTGCTCAATGAGCAAGGCGAAAAGATGAGCAAGCGCAACGGTGCCAAGGCCGTGACCCAGTACCGCGATGAAGGCTATCTGCCTGATGCCATGGTGAACTATCTGGCCCGCCTGGGCTGGAGCCACGGCGACGACGAAATCTTCAGTCGTGCCCAGTTCTTGGAGTGGTTCAACCTGGATCACCTGGGCCGCAGTGCCGGCCAGTTTGATGAAGCCAAGCTGCGCTGGGTCAATGCCCAGCATCTGAAGGCCATGGACGATGCCGAGCTGGCTCAACTGGTCAAGCCCTTTGTCGTCAAGGCGGGTGTGGCAGAGAGCCTGATCGACGCCGACGACCGTCTGGTGCGCATTGCTGCCTTGTTCAAGGATCGTTGCGAGACCTTGGTGGATCTGGCCAACTGGGCCAAGGTCTTCTATGTGGACAGCGTGGAGCGTAATGCGGAAGACTACGCCAAGCATGTGACCGAGGCAGCCAACCCCGTGCTGGATGCATTTGCTGCCGTGGTGGAAAACGTGGAATGGACCAAGGAAGCCATTGCGGCTGCGATCAAGGAGCTGCTCAAGGCGCAGGGCGTGAAGATGCCCGTGCTGGCCATGCCCGTACGCGTTTTGACGGTGGGCACAGCCCATACGCCCTCGGTCGATGCGGTGCTGGAATTGCTAGGACGTGAAAAAGTTATCGCGCGTTTGAAAAATCGCTAA
- a CDS encoding CvpA family protein — translation MSTLDWMFVAVVLASLLLGAWRGLVYEVLSLLGWVVGFVVARSWAQEVAVWLPLDGWDMQLRYAAGFVLLLVGSMFAWGVISWLSKQLIEAVGLRPVDRTLGALFGVLRGGLLLLVLVLVIQYTPLHKALWWQDSALAPWLSEVLGWALPALPQEWGQYLPRASS, via the coding sequence ATGAGCACGCTGGACTGGATGTTTGTGGCCGTTGTGCTGGCCTCCTTGTTGCTAGGAGCCTGGCGCGGTCTGGTCTACGAAGTCCTGTCTCTGCTGGGCTGGGTGGTGGGCTTTGTGGTCGCACGCAGCTGGGCGCAAGAGGTGGCGGTATGGCTGCCGCTGGACGGCTGGGACATGCAGCTGCGTTATGCGGCAGGCTTTGTGCTGCTGCTGGTGGGCTCCATGTTTGCCTGGGGAGTGATCTCCTGGCTGTCCAAGCAGTTGATTGAAGCCGTGGGGCTGAGGCCTGTGGATCGCACCTTGGGCGCCTTGTTCGGTGTGCTGCGCGGCGGCCTGCTGCTGTTGGTGCTGGTGCTGGTGATCCAGTACACGCCGTTGCACAAGGCCTTGTGGTGGCAGGACTCGGCTCTGGCGCCCTGGCTGAGCGAGGTGCTGGGCTGGGCGCTGCCGGCACTGCCGCAGGAGTGGGGGCAGTATCTGCCCAGGGCTTCCTCTTGA
- a CDS encoding O-succinylhomoserine sulfhydrylase, with product MTNKTLPEGLHPETLAVREAVERSQWGEHCEALYMTSSFVQPDAATAARRFANEEPGFTYSRTGNPTVTSFEKRLAAMEGTECAVATSTGMSAILLVALTALKTGDHVICSQSMFGSTIKLLGTEMARFGVETTFVSQTDIEAWKAAIKPNTRMLFAETPTNPLTDLCDIAALAELAHANNALLAVDNSFATPVLQQPVKFGADLVVHSGTKFLDGQGRVMAGAVCGTIALVDKVMGTFLRSGGLNIAPYNAWTVMKGLETLALRVKAQSAAALEFAAWLEAHPKVARVYYPGLKSHPQHELAMRQQNGMGGAVLAFDVVGEGAEQLRANAFHVVDSTRLCSITANLGDVKTTITHPASTSHGRLTEDQRQAAGVGQGLIRISVGLEHLEDLKVDLARGLDTL from the coding sequence GTGACCAACAAGACATTACCCGAAGGTTTGCATCCTGAAACTCTGGCCGTGCGCGAAGCGGTCGAGCGCAGCCAGTGGGGCGAGCATTGCGAAGCCCTGTACATGACCAGCAGCTTTGTGCAGCCCGATGCGGCGACCGCAGCGCGCCGCTTTGCCAATGAAGAGCCGGGCTTCACCTATAGCCGCACCGGCAATCCCACGGTCACCAGCTTTGAAAAGCGTCTGGCGGCCATGGAAGGTACGGAATGTGCGGTCGCGACTTCCACCGGCATGTCGGCCATCTTGCTGGTGGCGCTGACGGCGCTCAAGACAGGCGATCACGTGATCTGCTCGCAGTCCATGTTCGGCTCCACCATCAAGCTGCTGGGAACCGAGATGGCGCGCTTCGGCGTGGAAACCACGTTTGTCTCGCAGACCGATATCGAAGCCTGGAAGGCGGCCATCAAGCCCAACACGCGCATGCTGTTTGCCGAGACGCCCACCAACCCGCTGACCGATCTCTGCGACATCGCCGCACTGGCCGAGCTGGCGCACGCCAATAACGCGCTGCTGGCCGTGGACAACAGCTTCGCCACTCCCGTGCTGCAGCAGCCCGTGAAGTTCGGCGCCGACCTCGTCGTGCACTCGGGCACCAAGTTCCTCGACGGCCAGGGCCGCGTCATGGCCGGTGCGGTTTGCGGCACCATTGCCCTCGTGGACAAGGTCATGGGCACTTTCCTGCGCAGCGGTGGTCTGAACATCGCTCCCTACAACGCCTGGACGGTGATGAAGGGCCTGGAAACCCTGGCTTTGCGTGTCAAGGCGCAAAGCGCTGCGGCGCTGGAGTTTGCCGCCTGGCTGGAAGCCCACCCCAAGGTGGCGCGTGTGTACTATCCGGGCCTCAAGAGCCATCCTCAGCACGAGCTGGCCATGCGTCAGCAAAACGGCATGGGCGGCGCCGTGCTGGCATTCGACGTGGTGGGCGAGGGGGCCGAGCAGCTGCGTGCCAATGCCTTCCATGTGGTCGACAGCACCCGTCTGTGCTCGATTACGGCCAACCTCGGTGACGTGAAGACCACCATCACCCATCCCGCCAGCACCTCGCATGGTCGTCTGACCGAGGACCAGCGTCAGGCTGCCGGCGTGGGTCAGGGCCTGATTCGTATTTCCGTGGGTCTTGAGCATCTGGAAGACCTCAAGGTCGATCTGGCTCGCGGACTGGATACGCTGTGA
- a CDS encoding efflux RND transporter periplasmic adaptor subunit — protein sequence MSSHHHSRTARPASLVLALALAGLTTLTLTGCGKEESAAAVAAADTKAELDPMEVVVSAEMATNFKTAAVTQAEVASVQEVAGRIEANERKVTRIGAAVTGRVTEVLAETGDRVKAGQTLARVASPELTTAQLAYMRASATATLAERSVERARQLIAADVIGSAELLRRESEVQIARAELRAAGDQLKLMGLSADALSSLRSKGNVAPNAAITASAAGIVIERQVSQGQVAQPGDPLFTVADLSNVWVVGALPEQIARSVQTGQNVQIDVPALGLTVEETPISGKIIYVGDTVSPETRTVTIRTQVDNKDLALKPQMLATMKIQGAMEKTLAIPALAVVRENDKDHVYVKKAENHYRLTPVELGAVSGGLRPVVKGLSEGSQIVIEGAFHLNNERKRAELE from the coding sequence ATGTCTTCTCATCATCACTCCAGGACTGCGCGTCCCGCCTCTCTGGTTCTGGCACTGGCGTTGGCCGGGCTGACAACATTGACTCTGACTGGCTGCGGCAAGGAGGAGTCGGCTGCTGCGGTTGCTGCAGCAGATACCAAGGCCGAGCTTGACCCCATGGAAGTGGTTGTCTCGGCCGAAATGGCAACCAACTTCAAGACCGCCGCGGTAACGCAGGCCGAGGTTGCATCGGTGCAGGAAGTTGCCGGTCGCATTGAAGCCAACGAACGCAAGGTCACCCGGATCGGTGCGGCCGTGACAGGACGTGTGACCGAGGTGCTGGCCGAAACCGGTGATCGCGTCAAAGCTGGTCAGACCCTGGCGCGCGTCGCCAGCCCCGAGCTGACCACGGCTCAACTGGCCTATATGCGTGCCAGCGCCACGGCGACTCTTGCCGAGCGCTCCGTAGAGCGGGCGCGTCAGCTGATTGCTGCCGATGTGATCGGCTCTGCAGAACTGCTGCGTCGCGAATCAGAAGTGCAGATTGCGCGCGCAGAGTTGAGGGCTGCTGGCGATCAGCTCAAGCTGATGGGCTTGTCCGCCGATGCGCTGAGCAGTTTGCGCTCCAAGGGCAATGTGGCACCGAATGCCGCCATCACGGCTTCTGCTGCAGGTATCGTGATCGAGCGCCAGGTCAGCCAGGGCCAGGTGGCTCAGCCGGGGGACCCTCTGTTCACTGTGGCAGATCTCTCCAATGTCTGGGTGGTAGGCGCCCTGCCTGAGCAAATTGCACGCAGCGTGCAGACTGGCCAGAACGTGCAGATCGATGTGCCGGCGCTGGGGCTGACCGTCGAGGAGACGCCTATCTCGGGCAAGATCATCTACGTGGGTGACACCGTGTCCCCCGAAACCCGCACCGTGACCATTCGCACTCAGGTGGACAACAAGGATCTGGCACTGAAGCCCCAGATGCTGGCCACCATGAAGATCCAGGGGGCCATGGAGAAGACTCTGGCAATCCCGGCGCTGGCAGTGGTTCGCGAGAACGACAAGGATCATGTCTACGTCAAGAAAGCCGAAAACCACTATCGCCTGACGCCGGTGGAGTTGGGGGCGGTCAGTGGTGGTCTGCGACCTGTGGTCAAGGGGTTGAGCGAAGGCTCCCAGATCGTGATCGAAGGTGCATTCCACCTGAACAACGAGCGCAAGCGCGCAGAACTGGAGTAA
- a CDS encoding SPOR domain-containing protein has protein sequence MAFFNFRWPGKKDEAESVAGAKRPSRLAQGESVEAMRRRARHRLIGAAVLVLIGVVGFPLLFDTQPRPIPVNIPIEIPDQANSAPEVVPGAHVASQTAAPSGRVAANASLDDGEEVLAPSARPAVPAATAPAVGAAVTAAAVGTAAAVASQVKPEPKPEVKPLPKPEPKPEVKPERKPESKPEKPKAEVKPEVKPEIKKPEAKPEPKHKPEAPKVDEAARARALLEGRSTSEAAPAKEAAATNERFIVQIGAFAEVGKANEIKGKLGAGAFTQTVDTKDGKRTRVRMGPFKSREEAEKAAARAKSLGLPASVFKA, from the coding sequence ATGGCATTTTTCAATTTCCGTTGGCCTGGCAAAAAAGACGAAGCCGAGTCCGTGGCTGGAGCCAAGCGCCCCAGTCGCCTGGCACAGGGCGAAAGCGTGGAAGCCATGCGCCGCCGCGCACGTCATCGCCTCATCGGGGCGGCCGTGCTGGTGCTGATTGGTGTGGTGGGCTTTCCGCTGCTGTTCGATACGCAGCCACGTCCCATTCCGGTCAATATCCCGATTGAAATTCCCGATCAGGCCAATTCCGCCCCTGAGGTCGTGCCTGGCGCCCATGTGGCGAGCCAGACGGCCGCTCCATCGGGGCGTGTTGCTGCCAATGCTTCCCTGGATGACGGCGAAGAAGTGCTTGCGCCCTCGGCCAGGCCTGCCGTTCCTGCGGCTACTGCTCCTGCGGTGGGTGCTGCGGTGACTGCGGCTGCTGTCGGCACTGCCGCTGCGGTGGCATCTCAGGTCAAGCCCGAGCCCAAACCAGAAGTCAAACCTCTGCCCAAGCCGGAGCCCAAGCCCGAGGTAAAGCCCGAGCGCAAGCCGGAGTCCAAGCCCGAAAAGCCCAAGGCCGAGGTCAAGCCAGAGGTTAAACCCGAGATCAAGAAGCCGGAAGCCAAACCCGAGCCCAAGCACAAGCCTGAAGCACCCAAGGTGGACGAGGCCGCTCGTGCCCGTGCACTGCTTGAGGGGCGCAGTACCTCGGAAGCTGCTCCGGCCAAGGAGGCTGCAGCGACTAACGAACGCTTTATCGTTCAGATTGGCGCCTTTGCCGAGGTCGGCAAGGCCAACGAAATCAAGGGCAAGCTGGGTGCCGGAGCCTTTACCCAGACCGTGGATACCAAGGACGGCAAGCGCACACGGGTTCGCATGGGGCCTTTCAAGAGCCGCGAGGAAGCCGAGAAGGCTGCGGCCAGGGCCAAGTCCCTGGGCTTGCCCGCATCGGTGTTCAAGGCTTGA
- the purF gene encoding amidophosphoribosyltransferase, giving the protein MCGIVGVVSTTPVNQLIYDALLLLQHRGQDAAGIVTQQERKFFMHKAKGMVKDVFRTRNMRALPGDVGLGQVRYPTAGNASSEEEAQPFYVNAPFGIVMVHNGNLTNAKQLRRELADTDHRHTNTESDSEVLLNVLAHEIGRASSGAPLQSEEIFKAVRAVHKRIKGSYAVIALIAGYGLLAFRDPFGIRPLCMGRGSDGTIMLASESVALEGTTHQFERDIAPGEAIFVHNDGRIESQQCAEKTQLNPCVFEYVYLARPDSTMDGISVYQARLNMGETLAKRVISMVPPNEIDAVIPIPESSRPSAMQLAQLLGKPYREGFVKNRYVGRTFIMPGQGARKKSVRQKLNAISSEFKGRNVLLVDDSIVRGTTSKEIVQMARDAGANKVYLASAAPPVRHPNVYGIDMPTRSELVAHGRTVEEIRQVIGCDALIYQDVEAMKQAVGKINAQVSGFEASCFDGIYITGDISDEEVTALNEGRNRGSEEESEDTSRLSLPNAQES; this is encoded by the coding sequence ATGTGTGGAATCGTTGGTGTGGTGAGCACCACACCCGTGAATCAGCTGATTTATGACGCTTTGCTGCTGCTGCAGCACCGTGGGCAGGATGCAGCCGGCATCGTGACCCAGCAGGAACGCAAGTTCTTCATGCACAAGGCCAAGGGCATGGTGAAGGATGTGTTCCGCACCCGCAATATGCGTGCTCTGCCCGGTGATGTGGGTCTGGGTCAGGTGCGTTATCCCACGGCGGGCAATGCCTCCAGCGAAGAAGAGGCTCAGCCCTTCTACGTGAATGCGCCCTTCGGTATCGTCATGGTGCACAACGGCAATCTCACCAATGCCAAGCAGTTGCGCCGCGAACTGGCGGATACCGATCACCGCCACACCAACACCGAAAGCGACTCCGAAGTCCTGCTCAACGTGCTGGCGCATGAGATCGGTCGCGCCTCCAGCGGCGCTCCGCTGCAGAGTGAGGAAATCTTCAAGGCCGTGCGTGCGGTGCACAAGCGCATCAAGGGCTCCTACGCCGTGATCGCGCTGATCGCCGGTTACGGCCTGCTGGCCTTCCGCGATCCCTTCGGCATTCGTCCGCTGTGCATGGGCCGCGGCAGTGATGGCACCATCATGCTGGCCAGCGAGTCCGTGGCGCTGGAAGGTACGACCCATCAGTTCGAGCGCGACATCGCTCCCGGCGAAGCGATCTTTGTGCACAACGACGGCCGCATCGAGAGCCAGCAATGTGCTGAAAAGACCCAGCTCAATCCCTGCGTGTTCGAGTATGTGTATCTGGCACGTCCCGACTCCACCATGGACGGTATCTCGGTCTATCAGGCTCGTCTGAACATGGGTGAGACGCTGGCCAAGCGCGTGATCTCCATGGTGCCTCCCAATGAAATCGATGCGGTGATTCCCATCCCCGAGTCGAGCCGCCCCAGCGCCATGCAACTGGCCCAGTTGCTGGGCAAGCCCTATCGCGAAGGTTTTGTGAAGAACCGCTATGTGGGCCGTACCTTCATCATGCCCGGCCAGGGGGCGCGCAAGAAGTCGGTGCGCCAGAAACTCAATGCCATCAGCAGCGAGTTCAAGGGCCGCAATGTGCTGCTGGTCGATGACTCCATCGTGCGCGGCACCACCTCCAAGGAAATCGTGCAGATGGCGCGCGATGCCGGTGCCAACAAGGTGTATCTGGCCTCCGCTGCGCCTCCCGTGCGTCACCCCAATGTGTATGGCATCGACATGCCCACGCGCTCCGAGCTGGTCGCTCACGGCCGCACGGTCGAGGAAATTCGCCAGGTCATCGGCTGCGACGCGCTGATCTACCAGGACGTGGAAGCCATGAAGCAGGCCGTGGGCAAGATCAATGCCCAGGTGAGCGGTTTCGAGGCCTCCTGTTTCGACGGCATCTACATCACTGGCGATATCTCCGATGAAGAGGTGACGGCGCTCAACGAGGGCCGCAATCGTGGCAGCGAAGAGGAGAGCGAAGACACTTCGCGCCTGTCCCTGCCGAATGCTCAGGAAAGCTGA
- a CDS encoding TolC family protein, translated as MRSPKRAAVFGLCLAAALAAHAQTHSHGTPQISSTISDQAQPKLTLTQLVQTVLDNNPELRSVQQSSLTAQAAVVSAGALPNPKLEWSRGDNKARLASATPGNVQTMGLSVPIEMPSVRAARIEAAQAGQRASVHQIAASRNALVAQVKLKAYEVVLRQAQAQAAYDAVKLLEQAHERVRVRVSSGEAARYEIIKADAELINARQQEQSARLLAEQSQLTLNRLAAGQLPNRFDLALSLQDPVEKAQLQNINWQSHPELLQLQSEVDKAEAQKNGAKASRWPGLELRYAQTREPDIRNNTIGVSMQIPLFDQRRGPIDEAASEAERARLRMEGRKAELEQQMLQAWKVMEMAQVRIKALSEGSVREAESALRVAEAAYRFGERGILDVLDAQRVLRTVRADLLEARYQQQSARIELDFLAGRYAQPSSL; from the coding sequence CTGCGGAGCCCCAAACGCGCGGCTGTATTCGGCTTGTGCCTCGCTGCAGCTCTGGCTGCGCATGCTCAGACCCATTCTCATGGCACACCACAAATCAGCAGCACCATTTCAGATCAGGCGCAGCCCAAGCTGACTTTGACGCAGCTGGTGCAGACCGTGCTGGACAACAATCCCGAGCTGCGCTCCGTGCAGCAGTCGAGCCTCACGGCTCAGGCTGCCGTGGTCAGCGCTGGCGCGCTGCCCAACCCCAAGCTGGAGTGGAGTCGCGGCGACAACAAGGCGCGTCTGGCATCGGCCACGCCCGGCAATGTACAGACCATGGGGCTCTCGGTTCCCATAGAAATGCCTTCGGTGCGCGCTGCTCGTATCGAGGCGGCGCAAGCCGGGCAGCGAGCATCCGTGCACCAGATTGCAGCATCGCGCAATGCACTTGTGGCTCAGGTCAAGCTCAAGGCCTACGAGGTGGTCCTGCGACAGGCGCAGGCACAGGCCGCCTATGACGCCGTCAAGCTGCTGGAACAGGCCCATGAGCGTGTACGCGTACGTGTTTCCAGCGGTGAGGCGGCGCGTTACGAAATCATCAAGGCTGATGCCGAACTGATCAACGCTCGTCAGCAGGAGCAGTCTGCCCGTTTGCTGGCCGAGCAGTCCCAGCTCACGCTCAATCGTCTGGCTGCAGGTCAGTTGCCCAATCGCTTTGATCTGGCCCTGTCTCTGCAGGATCCGGTGGAGAAAGCGCAGTTGCAGAACATCAACTGGCAATCCCATCCGGAGCTGCTGCAGTTGCAGTCCGAGGTGGACAAGGCCGAAGCGCAGAAGAACGGCGCCAAAGCCAGCCGTTGGCCGGGTCTTGAGCTGCGTTACGCGCAGACGCGCGAGCCCGATATCCGCAATAACACCATCGGCGTGAGCATGCAGATTCCGTTGTTCGACCAGCGTCGCGGCCCGATTGATGAAGCCGCTTCGGAGGCCGAGCGTGCTCGCCTGCGCATGGAAGGTCGCAAGGCCGAACTGGAGCAACAAATGTTGCAGGCCTGGAAGGTCATGGAAATGGCGCAGGTGCGCATCAAGGCCTTGAGCGAAGGGTCGGTGCGCGAGGCTGAATCGGCCCTGCGCGTAGCCGAGGCTGCTTACCGCTTCGGCGAGCGCGGCATTCTGGATGTGCTGGATGCCCAGCGCGTGCTGCGCACGGTGCGCGCCGACTTGCTTGAAGCCCGTTATCAGCAGCAATCCGCCCGGATTGAACTGGATTTTCTGGCTGGTCGCTATGCCCAGCCTTCCTCGCTTTGA